The Anas platyrhynchos isolate ZD024472 breed Pekin duck chromosome Z, IASCAAS_PekinDuck_T2T, whole genome shotgun sequence genome includes a window with the following:
- the GLRX gene encoding glutaredoxin-1 — MVDAFVNSKIRHDKVTLFVKGTCPYCRNAVALMQKFNFLPGHLEVVDITGMEDVQDYFQRTTGQRTVPRVFIGTTCIGGFSDLQNLYQQLPGMLQKIGALQ, encoded by the exons ATGGTCGATGCCTTTGTGAACAGCAAAATCCGACATGACAAAGTCACCCTTTTTGTAAAGGGAACCTGCCCGTACTGCAGGAATGCCGTGGCATTgatgcagaaatttaactttctgCCAGGACACCTGGAGGTGGTGGACATCACCGGGATGGAAGATGTGCAGGACTACTTCCAGCGGACAACAGGGCAGCGAACT GTTCCTCGTGTGTTTATTGGGACAACCTGCATTGGAGGATTTTCTGATCTGCAGAATTTGTATCAGCAGCTCCCCGGGATGCTACAGAAGATTGGTGCCCTGCAGTAG